In a single window of the Podospora pseudocomata strain CBS 415.72m chromosome 2 map unlocalized CBS415.72m_2, whole genome shotgun sequence genome:
- a CDS encoding uncharacterized protein (EggNog:ENOG503P7GV) has product MGLRLYQAPVESDIQSKPAAEKSSAEARSTIRRHRLVRGYDSTRDHAREQVRERRRRVLEDAIWEPRRSPTLEPPPVPAVAHIAAVPVAGGNPNRRRLVNDTHWDPEQPRRRSPALEPPTDAASRYGRRRAYVGLDDRVITMFGERWAHLHAGSNPSLTQTDDDNSPILPRPTDSQLAAQDAYSNFQRRDRYMSRMEPLPMVSSLRSTQAPNHPSRSSTTSPAGAAPPFSRPASNTRGESYIFGDETSNPYTAGRRWVESRRQERAQRSGSTLLVPPAVGHGAAGIDGLGDRSRSLSPDGDNAWETLLTTIAPDPQPPSVGSSFASATASAAATQSTVAASSRTSFTNPQTVEVELASGCDNSDTDEDELEDDIRNFILPRARSTGRSWADVAGRSGSSSDDPSVFGGVEVMQRLVRSLAQREDIPDDWWAEVGLSRTLSREASAN; this is encoded by the exons ATGGGTCTCCG ATTGTACCAAGCGCCGGTCGAGTCGGACATCCAATCCAAGCCTGCCGCTGAAAAAAGTTCGGCAGAAGCGCGCTCGACCATTCGCCGGCACCGTCTTGTCCGGGGATACGACAGCACGCGCGACCACGCACGGGAACAGGTCCGcgagcgccgccgccgcgttCTCGAGGATGCCATCTGGGAACCCCGCCGATCACCCACCCTGGAGCCGCCTCCCGTTCCTGCTGTTGCGCATATAGCAGCAGTTCCAGTTGCAGGGGGCAACCCCAACCGTCGCCGCCTTGTCAATGACACCCATTGGGATCCTGAGCAACCACGGCGCCGGTCACCCGCTCTAGAGCCACCCACCGATGCTGCTTCCAGATATGGCCGTCGTCGCGCCTACGTAGGGCTCGATGACCGAGTCATCACCATGTTTGGTGAGCGCTGGGCTCACCTGCACGCCGGCTCGAATCCGAGTCTAACACAAACCGATGACGACAATTCCCCCATCTTACCTCGGCCAACCGATTCGCAGTTAGCTGCACAGGATGCCTACAGCAACTTTCAACGCCGCGATCGTTACATGTCTCGTATGGAACCGCTTCCCATGGTGTCGAGCCTCCGGAGTACCCAGGCACCCAATCATCCG TCGCGGAGCTCCACTACATCCCCGGCGGGAGCTGCTCCTCCCTTCAGTAGACCAGCTTCGAACACACGGGGCGAATCGTACATTTTTGGTGATGAAACCTCAAATCCTTACACAGCCGGCCGTCGATGGGTTGAGTCCCGTCGGCAGGAACGGGCTCAGCGCAGCGGGTCAACCCTTCTTGTTCCCCCGGCTGTTGGCCATGGTGCGGCGGGCATTGATGGCCTCGGTGACCGTAGCAGAAGTCTTAGTCCCGATGGCGACAATGCATGGGAGACGCTGTTGACCACGATTGCTCCGGATCCGCAGCCCCCGAGCGTCGGCTCTTCCTTTGCTTCTGCTACAGCATCGGCGGCTGCGACACAGAGCACCGTTGCTGCCTCTTCCAGGACCTctttcaccaacccccagaCCGTCGAGGTGGAGCTCGCGTCAGGATGCGACAATTCCGACACAGACGAAGACGAGCTCGAGGATGATATTAGAAATTTTATCCTTCCCCGCGCTCGTAGCACCGGACGGTCATGGGCAGACGTTGCCGGGCGtagcggcagcagcagcgacgaCCCCTCGGTCTTTGGTGGAGTTGAGGTGATGCAGCGGCTCGTCCGCAGCCTTGCTCAACGTGAGGATATTCCAGACGACTGGTGGGCAGAGGTGGGACTGAGCAGGACTTTGTCCCGCGAGGCCTCGGCCAACTGA